In the Acidovorax sp. A79 genome, one interval contains:
- a CDS encoding nucleoside recognition domain-containing protein, with translation MLNTLWLGFFLTAAVAALAQWLVAGNAQIFAAMVEALFAMARLSVEVMVLLFGTLTLWLGFLRIAEKAGIVDALARWLAPLFRRLMPGVPSGHPALGLMTLNFAANALGLDNAATPMGLKAMKALQELNPEPETATNAQILFLVLNASSLTLLPVTIFMYRMQQGAPDPTLVFLPILLATSASTLVGLLSVAVVQRLPLWSPVVLAYLLPVALVLGGFMALLTTLSAAALSQLSSLLGNLTLFMLVVLFVALGAWRKVAVYEAFIEGAREGFDVAKGLLPYLVAMLCAVGVFRASGALGYVLDGIRWCVQVLGADTRFVDALPTALVKPFSGSAARAMLIETMQAQGVDSFAALAAATIQGSTETTFYVLAVYFGAVGIQRTRHTVSCALLAELAGVVAAIVVCYRFFG, from the coding sequence ATGCTCAACACCCTGTGGCTGGGCTTTTTCCTGACCGCCGCGGTGGCGGCGCTGGCGCAGTGGCTCGTGGCGGGCAACGCGCAGATCTTCGCCGCCATGGTCGAGGCGCTGTTCGCCATGGCCAGGCTCTCGGTCGAGGTGATGGTGCTGCTGTTCGGCACGCTCACGCTCTGGCTGGGCTTCCTGCGCATCGCCGAGAAGGCGGGCATCGTGGACGCCCTCGCGCGCTGGCTGGCGCCGCTGTTCCGCCGCCTCATGCCCGGCGTGCCCAGCGGCCACCCGGCCCTGGGTCTCATGACGCTGAACTTCGCGGCCAACGCGCTGGGGCTGGACAACGCGGCCACTCCCATGGGCCTGAAGGCCATGAAAGCCCTGCAGGAGCTGAACCCCGAGCCAGAGACCGCCACCAACGCGCAGATCCTGTTCCTGGTGCTCAATGCCTCCTCGCTCACGCTGCTGCCGGTGACGATCTTCATGTACCGCATGCAGCAGGGCGCGCCCGACCCGACACTCGTTTTCCTGCCCATCCTGCTGGCCACGTCCGCATCCACCCTCGTGGGCCTGCTCAGCGTGGCGGTGGTGCAGCGCCTGCCCTTGTGGAGCCCCGTGGTGCTGGCCTACCTGCTGCCCGTGGCGCTGGTGCTCGGCGGTTTCATGGCACTCCTGACCACGCTGAGCGCGGCGGCGCTGTCGCAGCTGTCTTCCCTGCTCGGCAACCTCACGCTGTTCATGCTGGTGGTGCTGTTCGTGGCCCTGGGCGCCTGGCGCAAGGTCGCCGTGTACGAGGCTTTCATCGAGGGTGCGCGCGAAGGCTTCGATGTGGCCAAGGGCCTGCTGCCGTACCTGGTGGCCATGCTGTGCGCCGTGGGGGTGTTCCGGGCATCGGGGGCGCTGGGCTATGTGCTCGACGGCATCCGCTGGTGCGTGCAGGTGCTGGGCGCGGACACCCGGTTCGTCGATGCGCTGCCCACCGCGCTGGTCAAGCCATTCTCCGGCAGCGCCGCGCGTGCCATGCTCATCGAGACCATGCAGGCCCAGGGCGTGGACAGCTTTGCCGCGCTGGCAGCGGCCACCATCCAGGGCAGCACCGAGACCACCTTCTACGTGCTGGCGGTGTACTTCGGCGCGGTGGGCATCCAGCGCACCCGCCACACCGTCAGCTGCGCGCTGCTGGCCGAGCTGGCGGGCGTGGTGGCGGCCATCGTGGTGTGCTACCGGTTCTTTGGGTAG